gtaaatatattattatatttataaataaatattaaatatattttatatatgcattatttgttttataatatatactgaaatttgaaaatcaaacagtcaaacattttttatcgtcaattaaaattatctgaataatttaactatattataaacctaaaaataaatagtctTCAGATTATACTTTTGTGTATTCCCTAGTTTTCTTTTAGAATAATTCAATAATCCAAcaatatacgtttattataaaatatactacgcaacagaacaatttaattatttatagtgacTATATTCATTGTTCCTATTGAGATCTGTACTGGGTGGAGACCAGTTTTCATTCGATGGCGGTCGGATGCTCCTCCCACCGAGTTAACCACCTGATTTGGTATTGAAAAGGAAGCCACGCCCATGCGCACGAATTGGCCGCCCGATACTGATCTCATTTGGAATAGGGTATACTGACTACTGAGTATGTTGGTAATACTATAAAACCTTATTATTAACAGTATTCGagatttttgtgtatatttcatagtaaaataaactataattaattaaaatgttttttagtttaaaatatatatacatttattaatgttaccaatgtaaaaaaaggtggtatgtggatgtcgctctgctgtacagtataggttacaagtgggtcactgtataatggatagtattaaatttgaattcaatgatataatatcactgtataagaaaaacgattctgagcggagacggtttgtcagtctaggtattagacatacctattataggtatacttatctatagtattaaaaaaaaattgacctataataggtatcaataataaattccaaattaatcatatcacaatatccatgaagtaacgcattatacatcaacaacaaaccttggtactatcatagatatataatagtatactttagaagtttcaagtacccacaaataatatcatacaatcacaacaaaataactaaaatagttattccgggttttttaatatgtaatttcgtccaaatttgaacttaaaatgactacaaaaataaattgtgcttatctatttcttagaatttttggtaacagaattaaatatttacgtggaatcttgttttaaattttcaaaccttagatataaaagttgaacattttataaatttttaactacaaaataattattccattttaaattttgataacttcaaatgcttataataaataattgtgcctatgtatttttaatatttttcaactgctattgtaacaatgtatcacgagccttgtattaattttttacactttttggcccaatagatatacttaattgatatttatagaaaaaaaaaactaaaaaaattgaaaacttacgatgtccgtaaacagctcaaaaagagtcaaattattttcaaaattttatcgtatatataaattctaatataaacattcagtgaaattttcaagtatctacagtcatttgttttaaagttacaccaaaaaccaaaatcaattttttcgaaaacagattttgcgtaaaaattcccttttttcttaatttatcttttgtttttcacggcgcttttgaaaactattggaaaaattttacttttgaccccccaatgtaccaactagattcactttcctatcagaaaagataccgttgaagaaaatcgaagcactttttctgtcctaaaaggtgatgacagacacaaaaaaataaaaaataaaaataaaaaaaaaacacacatcattgtaaaatcaatacattcatcgttccactcagaatctaaaaactaattGCTACAACTTATGaccaaatttggacgaaattacatatttaataaccaagaataacgtttttagttattttgttgtaattttataatattaattcaacttactggctaccgtattaataataagtaataaactaataacaatataaatataatatacaataatatccaCACCGACAAACCGTCACTGCTCAGAaccatttttcgtatacaatgaaattatatcattgaattcaaattgaacacccTTCATTAtataatgacccacttgtaacctactgtacagcaaagtgacatccacttacccacctttttctatttgatcattaaataatttaaaatatgattagtaACAGTAAAAGTATTATGCTATCGGTTACGCGTCGGTTgattataagatttatttttgcgataaaaatccaaatttaatatgatgattataaatattataagattatcttaatgattattattaacattattacaatCACAGATATATAACTATACTAGATAGCTGTCTTtacattattaatgtatattacacATAAAAGTGAATTCGTTGGACCGACCTCATGAATTCACGTTAATAgcattaattgttaaaaaagtttGGAGTATTCTTTGTTAtggaaaacagtttttttctgACTTATTAAACCCTACCAGTAAACGACAAATTGAACAAAACTATTCTTTATTATAACCAATAGGCAATAATGCTAATtagtttaattgttaatttgtatatttttttataatttcaaaatctaaataaatcattaaaaattttaattttaatcattcgTGTTGTACGTAAattgtcattaatttatttacctattattattgtgtaggcATTTATGTATGGGTTTATTTACAGttaattttgattatgatttaagaacattgataacaaaaatatgtagTAAGAATAGGTACCATATTAGGCGTACAATACGAAAAAACGACCGCTGGTAATATTAGACaggtataggtaattttttttttgccatcaTATTGTAGTCAAGCACTAGTAAAGTTTTAATTCAAGATGGAACTTTTTTGATCGATTGCACATTTTAAaagaagtattttaattaatacaaagaaACTTGTAGTAGGTAGTTAAGTACTACTTACTAATTACTATGCATAACTGCATACATATTAAAAGCATAATTCATTAAAACcaaaacgtattataattattataatttaatatttatactgataAGGTTCGTTAACAAAGAATACCACTTAGTTATCATATGGCAGACCATTTCGCCTAATAAGGTCGGCTACTATAGTATGGTTATATATCTGTgattataactgttattattattgttgttattattattattatcatcatcattatcattatcatcgtCTTCGATTTGGCAAGGGTATGCATCGTAAAATAAGTGAATCCACGGAAACGCCACGGATTATATTAAACGGTGGAAACATAAACGGACATTGAGAATGAAtttcactctgtatataattttcttttgctGCAAAGcataacaaaatgtaatgatTGTGTCGTTTACCCTTTGGCTGTTCCTTCTAATGAGACTTGCCATGCTCGTTCTCCATTTTTCCTGCGGCACTCTTATGATGTCGTTGTAATTGACTTTCCACGTCATAGATGCAATTTCAGCTTCAAGTttataatgtctaaaaaaaaaattaacatttttatgattatttataggcactaaacttataaaaatgtacaatatattaatatattttttaaaaattaaatttaaataatttaataatatctgaaaatctacggatacaaaaaaaatacttaaaatttcataataattcataaaattctagtatgattgttgaaaaattcaataattttaatcgaaACTTTGACTCATTGCCATttaatcaattttgattttagaggtATGGTAAAAAGGACCAAAtcgacttaaaaaaatttggtctATCCGAATTTGGTTTCAAAACACctgttgccatttaaaaaaatgcaagttgtattgcgcatgcgcacacGGAaagatctaaaaatgtaaaaatcatcaagaaatgtgtatttatgtattcccTATCCCCTCCCGAAAACCGCATATTAATCCGATGTCACTggaatgaattatttattgttacctTTAAAAGGAATCACAGTAATCACActgtattattgaaaattaatattctagAATTTTTCACCAATAAAAGCAAGGTTTGAAAACATATAACATTAGTTAGCGAAATGTTTGATTATTTGTTTAACCTTCTTAATCATTATCTaagaataagaaaaataaaatcttatttaaaaGCGATAGAAATACTACTGAATGTTTTGTTTTCACAATTACGTAATTTCATGTCAAATCAattgaaattaaacaaattgttgAAACGGGAAAAGccgttttttgaaaatatattttactaaaaactgCGAACCTTTTAGTTatattgagtataaaatatacataatgaaTAACGTTTTATGTCATTtatcgattttgttttatttaatataacctattaattttattaagttattttcattttctgagatatttttatttcataattgtctagcttacataaataaaaatgcatattactaagcaaaaaaatatactcaaccataaaacaatttatacttttaagttcTAGTTACATTTACTATTAAACTGCACTATGTCTGAATatgtaatcataaaaatataaagaaaacacGTGTGTTATAAACCTCAGAAAGggaaagaatattaatttaagcatATACAGCACTCAAAGTTTATATTCGTAAATTTTTTCTTGGGAAGTatctttttatacataattatgataTAGAAATCTCAtattcattacctatataatattacgagtatattatattattatataaaatgcatgtCCTATCATAGAACCACGAGTCCACAAGACATTAAACTTAATAATGCTTTAcacaattaatcaaataataatattatattatataggtactccatTTCATAGAAGAATGTTTTGACcaatataaaacatacaaaaaatatattccgTTATGTACACACAGTTTCTCAGtatgcaattatatattttactgtactatataagatacaaattaataataataaaatatacagaggTTTGACGAGGTTTGTACGAAATTGagtggaatttaaaaatatataggttgaAATTCACCTTTAATTTTCtctatttaatagatttttatacGAGCTTACAACTACAGAGGTAGTTGAATTTCAGTATTTCACGTGTATTTCATTGTATGCACGTGTGTTTGAGTACACGATAGTTGCGGGAACAAATTTACTGACATTTATCGCTGACAAATAGAGTTCATCTAATATAATACGCTATGTGTAAATTTCCAGTAGTTTGTCGGAGTAAGCGTTCACGATTTTTCACAGTGTTCgtcattataatgttttatttaataactacgatatgtagatatatttttttagaattgttcATAAATTACCACTTTTAATGCaatgcaaatattaattattgtagatactcaaatacatatatcatgtatatgcgtgtatatattatgtatatcagtaaatttatgtatataatagttatatatatcatgtatcatacgctgtataatatgattcattTGTCGATATATTACGTTTTTATACAGTGAAAAAATGCTAAGCGGGAGATTGACAACCACCCTATCCCCTTCGACGTGTCTACACCACGACTGATGTATATTGCAAATACTGTTTTATTACAAGCAGTATTTctggtataataagtataataggcATAATAGCTACCTACATCGAAcaaagataattaatttaagaattataactattaataaatcaaattaagtattttagatAGGTAGTAGATACTATACACATCTTGTTTTGACGAAgtctactaaaattaaaaacatttaaaaaaaacaacattatatcATACGCAAAGTCTTTTTCTATTAgtatatgtctatatttttatgttatgttataaagAATCATTAACACAGGCACAATTCCATCTACATTGAGTTTATTGCTTACTTATAAACATACGTTTAATGCAAATGAATCCTTTattcagaatattttatatttgtaataatgaaATCTATAGTCAATTTTATAGTTACATAAATCATGTAgttgttttcataaattaaatcagcatttattatgtattataaattgtattatttggttgtattatatattgcgaacgaaaaaaaaaatatgaacatattatttaaaatattgatttgactATTTGAATCAAACCATTATTTCAAGCAAAATCCAATACAATTGaaacgtaataaatattagGAAACTATtgttaaaaacgtaaaataaaaattagcacGCAGAGTAATAAATTAgagaaactaaattaattttagtttaaattataaaaatatattattaattttatcactttaaaataaataataagtaaacaaCGGCAATGAACTAATTGTATGGCCTCAACGACAGTTGTATACATTTCATAAATGGTATAGTCGACTAAAGATTTAttactttcataatattgtgcatGTGAATTTCACAAAGTCATATATGAAGGCAGTAGAGTATGCCACGACCACGTAAAACTTTCTATAACTGTGCTTAAAAGTCCTCAACACCTATCACAATAAAAGTTTATGATTTGGTTACAAAAACCCCAACTCATccgtaattttaaacattaatccGAGTTTTTTTTTCGCTCCAAACTTTTATATGACATTTGTTCACAAgagtattttttctatttttaatttttaaaggttCAAGAATTATATTGTGGAACAATAATttcagtaatataaaatataactataaattaatttacactgTGTTTCACTATTTTACTACTTACTGCAGCGTCGAAGACATAGTCGCCTATCGATTACTAATGATCGTATCCGTGGACTGTGAGTCGTATACATTTCTAGGTTCAATAAGTTTCACAATTTAGTATAAAACACTACCTTCAATAAGTCgagttaaacaaaatataaacggAAATTTACAGTACAATTATATAAGACGTATAAAGTATGTTTTACGCttctataataactattaaaagtttaaacgtGGTTTTCGAAAAGTTTTCGGATAAATCATAGACACGCATATGTATTCATGATTTACGTTTGCAAACTATTCACAAGTATAACtgtgatattcatatttcatacattttcgTTAGTATCAAAAATATGAACCGAATCGTTTTCGTGATTACTTTGTTTcagaaataggtacatatacatagACCTTATACACATAGACGGAGCATTACTGGTTGGCGGGGTTGGGAGGAGCGGTCACAGCCATCGTCTTAGCAGTGTTGTCATTTCTGaccacataaaatatgtttattcgcatatttatttaaaacacaaaattaaaaatgcatatttttttaaaaaagctcattttattaccataatatttaataaataataaatcatatattcaataaattaataattattattattcattcagaaacaatataatgtttgtgTATTATTCATCAATCcattatcatacaataataattgttaaaactcAATAACCAATCACCCAATGCGCATGTACGTAGCAATTGAGTAatagcatagaacaatatagaagcgaaactcgatcagctgatgggtgaagtgtttacctatgatctgaagtccgaacaatgaaactgtttccgtaacactgacatgatgttatacccgtattgaaaaaccgtttccgcctaataggcagggtattctgcgcggggtcgggttgtttccactgtttacttttatcatagattacgtatgccacgccgtgttcaaggttacaatcgcccgattcggccaattcacggagtttcatacccctggtaATAGTCGAACAGCGCACTCACGTGGGCCCTATAGAACTGATAAGCTCATGccccgtctattagtataaggtctatgggtaCATGTTGGAATGCAGAGACACACAAACAGgctaacttattataatatacctacttgccAACACCTTAAAGAATCCATTGGCCCTGACTAAGATAccataataaaagtattattccTTACCAAACGTATAAACCTATACAAGTTAGTTTAAGTTTAATAAGgaatacaaacataaaaataatatatctatcatatttatgaatatacaaGCCAATGGTCTGGATACCGGGTCTTCAACACTaattaaacaaactaaaaaatacctacagctataaaatatgtatttttcatgCCTAATGTGAGACGCGtgcattattttgttataattattcattattactgTTTTACGCTAGGTATACGAGAAAAATTAGTGAAACGTTGGTAGCGACACGTTACGTTACTTTTCTATGAAAACGATTTCATGGAAGATATTAAATGATTGAAAGATATTCTTCatgaattattcattatactatacCCTGTCCCAAAGATACCAGATTTACGTAGCGAAACCGGTTTTGCCCGTGGCCACCTGGTGGCTTCTTGATTAGAACAGGGTATAGAATTAATATTCTAGTCTTCGTGATATTCATACAACAaccataggtatacctaaatccGATTATTTTCTTCTGAGTTAGGTATCATACGTTTCGTTAATTATTTTCTGTGGTGATAAATGGGAtaacgaatttttaaatagtcACTCTGAACAATTTCAATCACGGTTTCAATATATTGCCTGGTATATCCCTTATAAGCGAAACACGTTGTTCACAGCCATCGGCAAGGGAAAAATATTGTGTTGCCGTGTCTGTCAATCGTTGTATTATCAGTATACCTGCAGTTGAGAATTATTGGAGCAAAATTAtgatcacatttttatttatttgaagttataatttattggtggATGGGGTAATAATCGTATCACCGCGCAATAGTTGTTCATACAACAAGTATACAGATAGTTTTAGATTAAATTtccttttgttttatttttatataataataaaaggtataataaactaataaatttcaattttttattttattccaatacAAACCTAATATTCTATCGGTTGAATGACTGAAAAAAGTTTCACTTCATCCGCGCGTACTCACAACACGCACTTTTTTGTACCTACcctatattttatctttttaaattcCCAATATAAACGCAATTTTAGTTGAGGAACATTACGtaagtaataacagtataaacaatttacatataataatgctGAGGAGTATTTCGattaataagtatacataaatcatacaaatattgaaatattttatacatgcgGTGTCAGGCGTATTATagtcaataacatttttgactCCACTCAACTTTTCTTACTTTCACATTACTGCTTTTGAACCAAAatactttcataatatatacctttttgTGTTTTAAATCTCTAAGAAATATGAGTGacacgataaaaaaaacttttatagtttaaaatgaaaataaaataaatatggtttAATAGTTATCGGTTATTTGTAAGATGTTCAGTTAAATGCTTAAGTTTCggatcattttataatttattttaaaaagtgcaTAGATTATTACTTTAAACGTAGACTAGTTTTAACattaaatgaacaaaatataaagttaaatagtaatatttttgtatggtaaatatacatttggaatgctaattttgattaaacaaaatatgattaagATCCAAAGTATCGTTTTAATCtacaaaattccaattttttaagtattaaataacttcttaaatactttcagcatgaagtattttgaatggtattttaaatactttttttgtattaaatactttttggtattgaatactttggtattttatttcgaacattttatttttattcgaaataattggcttgaaaaatattattgtcaactacaataatagaataatagttttatttaatattctgtatttctgtgttagccgaagcccaaaggtttgtgaataccagatttctaaaaaaagttattgaatattgaatagcaatattccctttaaaactattagataactattagattacctactacctatgtcctatgtgtttatattacgataattagaaacccactttaaaaaccaaaagtatttgaaaagtattccaaagtatttgagtagtatcttaaatacttaaaaaaaaatgtattttagtatttacccaagtactttttaaaagtgttctttacaggactgtagaataggtacctatatttatatatctctATATTATTGAATGTAAACTATAAAGAACATATTAACCAAAAATCTAGTTATAAAAGCATTTTCATTCAAATACCTAGTCAAATTGATCAAGATAGgcatcataatatgtaattgtttaGAGCActgataataatactttatctGGGAATAAGATAAATTAGAAGACTACAGattttaagttcaattatttcaaacaatcTTGGAAACAGTAGATAGTTTGAATGGTATTAAAGGTAAAGTCCTTCATGGTATCTTATAATTAAAGAGACAATCAAATTCCAGTATCCAATAAAGTCCTTTAAACCTTTAACATAATACCTTCTGTTAGTATATAGATTATGGATTTTTCAATCAGTTCAGATCGTTTCCAATCAggaaaattacatattttgcttTCCTTAAAAAAcggatttattaaataatataaatgatttaacaGTATTTATTTGATCCCCAGATTAATATGAAATTGTTTAAATGACTATAGTCATAATATgtctttcataataattaaaaaaataacgattcaacattcaaaatgttaaaatttaataaccatcatataaaatgtgtttgcTTGATTAATATAAGACTTCAAGCTAAAATCCAATATGCCATGACTCTATATTTAgttgtcaataataattcttCACAAGCTACATCTGCTATTTATGAGTTCTGTATTTAATATCTCTACTTGCTTCATGATCATTTAACTgaaaactattaagtatttaaacagTTCTTTTCAATCAAACATTGACGAAAAAtaacagaatttaaatatttcaataaattacgtccttgtaatatagtacaatattttattaaaaatgttttcacaatactcggtattttaatttaaagtttctaAATTATCAGctgtaattttttaatcaattaattttttttatggggtttaaataaaattttattgacagttattttgaacatattattgtattttcttttttcatattattctgttaaaaactattgtatctgtataaaatatttgaatatccctttaaatttaactcataacaagttataacttataaggaacaAAATATCTGATCCTATAGTAAAaggttaatattttgttcttggTTTGTATAATACCGTTACCTATAGTCGTTGgacttattatttgaaatatcagTAGGCCTGTGTTTGACattcattaaaacaaaagtatagactactttttgaatatatatttttttaatacgacCCAACCAACCAATCAatggttttagttttatttttcgttcacTCGACGAGTACGTACCTACTCGTTTAAGTTACAACAACCATGTTTCATCATCTTCAATGCTCAAACTAGCCTCGTTAGTTGGAGTTTGCACTGTTTGTAGACACTATTTtcagtacttaataatataatttacaaagcATTGGGACATGAATCCCGATATAAAAATTCAGgaaacgttaatttttttaggtttaccGATTTCGTGTCACGATTGTTTCTCATTGTTCTCGTGTCTTACTTTATAAGCCATttgtatatctttaatattattacctataagtctatgtatttttttaagattattacccacataatatacttatatatttcaagcaattattaattattgtctaCTCATTTTGTAAGCAATCCATGGTTATTCtcagttgaatatatttttttacgtaaattaaaaattaaaattaatgaatgcGATCCGTACCAACACGTATTTACTAATGATATTAACGCACAGACTCTGTTACTCCAAACGGTACtcagataataaaattatgaaacttacactATTCCGCATTAcagttacaaatttatttattattttttttttttttttttagattaaaattatcattatttatgtaaatttaatacaatgatttCACATTGAAACAccattagtaaaaattaaatttataaaaaccacTGCAAAGACTTTGGAATTGATtcagattaaatattaatcgtgGAATAAAACGGAATACAAAAATTTTttagacaataaaatattgaatatcttaataaataataatattaaatatgatatatttttattgtgtgtgttttaataagatttcaatatattttgttttatatccaatattatagctctacaagaaaataataactttcaattatagaaatattttgtcGTAATGAAAACGATATTGATACaattaaaacgcataaaataaaGCCACGGTTTTTGTTACTCAGTTTAGTCGTTTAATTTATCCAATTAATTTtggatacctaatattattacagcaatataatttattagtataagcTAGTAGTGATtagtacaattttgattttttaattcaaaagttTTACTGATTAGTGTTTACCAAAAATAACACTTCAAATGTGTTTTGTCATAGAAagttacaaatatgaaatatttgtttgatgATTTGTCGATTTAATGacaatttctataaatattattattctataaataaataatttatctacagaatttatcattgaacagttagatattcatatataaatataattataatatattatataattataatataatataattagtaactaATTGACATACGTCAGACAAACATTCTTCtgtttaaaaaaacgttttatcGTTGTACAActtattaaaacacattaattccaattgtttaatataatataatggggtGTGAATTTAGTAAAATTACACACAAATGGCCCACACTAACTGTAACATTGGTCCAAAACACTAACAGAATAAATTCCAACAATACTACTAAAACGTTCGTACAACCATTAATTTATCAGACACCATTacaataaatctttaaaatataaaaatgccaTGTAATCCACCAACATTCCATGCAATATCACCAgtcaatataatacttaaacatttactaggtatatcataaaaataatcaatttgtacctactataatattggaATTGGGTTAATCAGCTTATTGCTATCcgaatacaataatatccactattatttataataatactcgttaataattttattatacctaataataacccATTTTGTAACACCGATTACCTAGAAACGatgataaaaaaacttatttattcgGATTTTCCCTAAtggtttagtttaaaatattaaagattgaaaaaaaattgtattatttgtgtaaacaatttaaagatAACTCTGAATTATTTATATCGTTGAAAGGGATCTGATACTATTCGCAAAAGCACACTACCAATagtacaatgaaatataatcggatataaactgaaaaaaaactcCGACACTGTATCGTAAACATAAATAACCCATATAAGAGTCTTTACctgaataataaatgttcagtAATGAAAAGTTGGTGTATAGGACGTGCCTTGACGTGCGGTCGAATAAActtctttttcaatttttccttttttattttttttttcgatcagTAGAAAGTGCATAGGATATAGGTACTCGAAGAAAACTGAAAAGACCTTCGGCCGTGTTAAATTATTCAAGTCTTTAAAACTTCTTCCGAATTTAGGAAGCTTTCATTAGAGTTTTCTGAAATTCTCAACGTTTTAATATAACGTCGtagtaattatacattatactgtaAGATAGAGAT
This portion of the Acyrthosiphon pisum isolate AL4f chromosome A1, pea_aphid_22Mar2018_4r6ur, whole genome shotgun sequence genome encodes:
- the LOC103309273 gene encoding receptor-type guanylate cyclase gcy-28-like, whose protein sequence is MSIHWAGGRTSPPPDVPDCGFDNSLCKTMPGYAILSIVLSSVVVILAIASALIYRHYKLEAEIASMTWKVNYNDIIRVPQEKWRTSMASLIRRNSQRVNDTIITFCYALQQKKIIYRVKFILNVRLCFHRLI